GCCCTCCATGTGCTTGTCGGCCGTGATGTCCGCGATCCGGCCGACCGCGTGACGCGCGGCCTCCACGGACACGACGAACAGAATCGGGATCACCGCGTGCATACCGACGCCCAGCGGATCCGGCCAAGCGGCCGCACCGTTGAAGGCGATCGTCGCCGCCGTCAGGATCCAGGCGGTCTGACGCAACAGCGGAAACGGAATCCGCAGCCAGGTCAGCAGCAGATCCAGAGCCAGCAGGACACAGATGCCCGCGTCGATACCGATCGGGAAGAAGTAGGAGAAGGTCCCGAAGCCCTTGTCCACCGCGAGCTCGCGGACCGCGGCGTACGAACCCGCGAAACCGATCCCCGCGATGATCAACGCACCGGCGATGACGAGGCCGATGAGTATTCGGTGTGTGCGTGTCAGCTGCATCGCGGCCACCCGCGATCCCCTCCCGTCAAACGACATCTCGCGCGCACAGACTGGCACATGCGCGCGGAGCCCGGCCCTCGGGGGAGGGACGGGCTCCGCGCGGGTGTCTCCGTCTGCGTTGGTTTGTGACTACTTGTTGGCTACGTGTCGGCTACTTGTTGGCTGCCGCGACGGCGGCCACAGCCTCCTTGGCGGCCTTCACGGCACCATCCATGATCTTCTTGTCGGAGGGCGCGTCGGCGCCCGCGTAACCGGCGCCGTTGTACGACAGCAGGACCAGCACGTTGCCCGTACGCGCCACGACCGAGGCGTAGACGAAGTCCTCGTCCGTCTTGCGCAGCTTGTACGCGACCGACTTCGCCTCCTCGCCGATCCCCGAGGCCGCCGTGGTGCGAAGCTTCTTCGCGCCCGGCGTCTCCTGGATCTTGGCGAGCTCCTTCGTCAGGTTCTCCACCGCGCGCTCCTCACCGCTGCCGAGCGACACGTCCGACTCGTACCGGTAGAACGACACGTCCAGCCAGCGGTACTGCGAGCCGTCCACACCGTTGTCGTCGAGACCGTTCCACGAACAGCCACCACGGCTCGCCAGGTCAC
The sequence above is a segment of the Streptomyces sp. NBC_01255 genome. Coding sequences within it:
- a CDS encoding DUF3558 family protein; the protein is MQRSAPRLPRILACAAVPVMLVVAGCSSDSGGSGDSGKKGAQDKASASASATPTASPTPTVEPAKFAKLPEVCKAISAKTTASLVPKAKSKKGTPAASSDLASRGGCSWNGLDDNGVDGSQYRWLDVSFYRYESDVSLGSGEERAVENLTKELAKIQETPGAKKLRTTAASGIGEEAKSVAYKLRKTDEDFVYASVVARTGNVLVLLSYNGAGYAGADAPSDKKIMDGAVKAAKEAVAAVAAANK